One region of Sphingomonas kaistensis genomic DNA includes:
- a CDS encoding DNA polymerase III subunit chi: MRVDFYQLAGAPVDEVVASIAAKVVEGGERLLVVMSDENALARLDRLLWDQGETDFLAHGVAGEGEDARQPILLSTTPDPANGARNLLVADGEWREAALTFERAFHLFDEANLTEARQAWKLLSGRDGVERNYWAREDGRWTRKA, encoded by the coding sequence GTGAGGGTCGATTTCTACCAGCTGGCCGGCGCGCCCGTCGACGAGGTGGTGGCGAGTATCGCCGCCAAGGTCGTCGAGGGCGGCGAACGGCTGCTGGTGGTGATGAGCGACGAGAATGCGCTGGCGCGGCTCGACCGATTGTTGTGGGACCAGGGCGAGACGGACTTCCTTGCCCATGGCGTCGCCGGGGAAGGGGAAGACGCGCGCCAGCCGATCCTGCTGTCGACCACGCCCGACCCGGCCAATGGCGCTCGCAACCTGCTGGTCGCCGACGGCGAATGGCGCGAGGCGGCACTGACCTTCGAGCGGGCGTTCCACCTGTTCGACGAGGCCAATCTCACCGAGGCGCGACAGGCCTGGAAGCTGCTGTCGGGCCGCGACGGGGTCGAGCGCAACTACTGGGCGCGCGAGGACGGGCGCTGGACGCGCAAGGCCTGA
- the ndk gene encoding nucleoside-diphosphate kinase, whose product MAVTRTFSIIKPDATRRNLTGAVTKMLEEAGLRVVASKRIHMTKDQAEGFYGVHRERPFFNDLVSFMISGPVVVQVLEGEDAVKRNRDIMGATNPENADAGTIRKELAESIEANSVHGSDSDENAKIEIDYFFKPEEIVG is encoded by the coding sequence GTGGCCGTCACGCGCACCTTCTCGATCATCAAGCCCGATGCCACCCGCCGCAACCTGACCGGCGCGGTCACCAAGATGCTGGAGGAAGCCGGCCTGCGCGTCGTCGCGTCCAAGCGCATCCACATGACCAAGGACCAGGCCGAGGGCTTTTACGGCGTCCACCGCGAGCGTCCCTTCTTCAACGACCTGGTGTCGTTCATGATCTCGGGCCCGGTCGTCGTGCAGGTGCTGGAAGGCGAGGACGCCGTGAAGCGCAACCGCGACATCATGGGCGCGACCAACCCCGAGAATGCCGACGCCGGCACCATTCGCAAGGAACTGGCCGAGTCGATCGAAGCCAATTCGGTGCACGGTTCGGACTCGGACGAGAATGCCAAGATCGAGATCGATTACTTCTTCAAGCCGGAAGAGATCGTCGGCTGA
- a CDS encoding leucyl aminopeptidase, whose translation MQIRFADALPSGSFALVLPVAGTERGNLASLGDNRAAVEAAARGQRFEGEAGAVAESWTGGNGGSQVRRLVLIGIGSGSDGAAAEKLGGAAVGRLLTSGEKSLVIDLSGTRFDADAAARLALGAAARAWRYDRYRTKLKEKQKPTVDEVVIVGAPSGAEARWTERYEGVLAGIKLTRELVTEPANIIYAETFVERVKKAAEGTGLVIEALSQAEMEKLGMGSLLCVNQGTIREPRLLVMRWNGGGHETDKPLALIGKGVTFDTGGISIKPAAGMESMKWDMGGAGAVAGAMLALASRKAKANVIGLCGLVENMPSGAATRPGDVVTSMNGQTIEVINTDAEGRLVLADVMTYAQRECGAKRLVDLATLTGAMLIALGTEHGGLFSNNDTLAGELSAAATETGEKLWRMPLGDAYDRLIDSPIADIKNVGPREGGSITAAQFLQRFVEEGVEWAHLDIAGMVWSDKPGTTFDKGATGYGVRLLDRFVELTAE comes from the coding sequence ATGCAGATCCGCTTCGCCGACGCCCTTCCTTCGGGCAGCTTCGCCCTGGTCCTCCCCGTTGCCGGCACCGAGCGCGGCAACCTTGCCTCGCTGGGCGACAACCGGGCGGCGGTGGAAGCGGCGGCACGCGGGCAGCGTTTCGAAGGCGAAGCGGGCGCGGTGGCGGAAAGCTGGACCGGCGGCAACGGCGGGTCGCAGGTCCGGCGGCTGGTGCTGATCGGAATCGGCAGCGGAAGCGACGGCGCGGCGGCCGAGAAGCTGGGCGGAGCGGCGGTCGGCCGGCTTCTGACCTCGGGCGAGAAGAGCCTGGTGATCGACCTCAGCGGCACCCGCTTCGACGCCGATGCCGCGGCCCGGCTGGCGCTGGGCGCGGCGGCGCGGGCGTGGCGCTACGACCGCTATCGGACCAAGCTGAAGGAGAAGCAGAAGCCGACGGTCGACGAGGTGGTGATCGTCGGTGCGCCGTCCGGGGCCGAGGCACGCTGGACGGAGCGCTACGAAGGCGTGCTGGCCGGGATCAAGCTGACCCGCGAACTGGTCACCGAGCCCGCCAACATCATTTATGCCGAGACCTTCGTCGAGCGGGTCAAGAAGGCGGCCGAAGGCACCGGGCTGGTGATCGAGGCGCTAAGCCAGGCCGAGATGGAGAAGCTCGGCATGGGCTCGCTCCTGTGCGTCAACCAGGGCACCATCCGCGAACCGCGGCTTCTGGTCATGCGCTGGAACGGCGGTGGGCACGAGACCGACAAGCCGCTGGCGCTGATCGGCAAGGGCGTGACCTTCGACACCGGCGGCATCTCGATCAAGCCGGCGGCCGGCATGGAATCGATGAAGTGGGACATGGGCGGCGCCGGCGCGGTCGCCGGCGCCATGCTCGCGCTCGCCAGCCGCAAGGCCAAGGCCAACGTGATCGGCCTGTGCGGGCTGGTCGAGAACATGCCGTCGGGCGCCGCGACCCGGCCGGGTGACGTGGTCACCTCGATGAACGGGCAGACGATCGAGGTGATCAACACCGACGCCGAGGGGCGCCTGGTGCTGGCCGACGTCATGACCTACGCCCAGCGCGAGTGCGGCGCGAAGCGGCTGGTCGACCTGGCCACGCTGACCGGCGCGATGCTGATTGCGCTCGGGACCGAGCATGGCGGCCTGTTCTCGAACAACGACACGCTGGCGGGCGAGCTTTCCGCTGCGGCCACCGAAACCGGCGAGAAATTGTGGCGGATGCCGCTCGGTGACGCCTATGACCGCCTGATCGACAGCCCGATCGCCGACATCAAGAACGTCGGCCCGCGCGAAGGCGGTTCGATCACCGCGGCGCAATTCCTTCAGCGCTTCGTCGAGGAGGGCGTCGAATGGGCGCACCTGGACATTGCCGGCATGGTGTGGAGCGACAAGCCCGGCACCACCTTCGACAAGGGCGCGACCGGATATGGCGTGCGCCTGCTCGACCGCTTCGTGGAGCTGACGGCCGAGTGA
- a CDS encoding LPS assembly protein LptD, whose amino-acid sequence MRYGVTAWTALPLVLALGAPAAAQQGGIAPSVSQAQPLPAGPQPPADAQPLANAQPLAAGEEEIAFTADRVEYDNENEVVTAVGQVRVNRQGTFVAADQVRWDRRTGEVVATGNVVVVQPQGDRLISERVVLDDALRDATVENLLVVLESGGRLAADRATRTGDVTTLDNAVYSPCRIESETGCPRRPSWRILAARVRYDQAAERIRFERGRFELFGVTLPLLPVFSLGTSTGGEGYSGFLLPELRYSRRLGAELSLPYHLRFGPNRDLTVTPHLYTSVVPAIEGRYRELNSLGAFSLGAFVTYGDRSSYDDSRTNRGLRAYFEGNGKLQFDPVWSLTGQLRAATDKDVARFYDVNRDDRYRNFLDLERIDLDSYVSIAGWAFQGVRQNDIQRTIPFALPAIDARIRLSDPVLGGRVELQANSLAVFRREGQDSQRAFAGARWDLRKLTRFGQEILLTGYARGDVYHSDQNELTTAAIYRGEEGWRGRAIAAAAAEVRWPLTGEFLGGIQRLTPRAQLVVTPPTANISLPNEDSRSVDLEDSNLFALNRFPGYDRWEDGSRLTYGLDWSLDRPGWAVTSNIGQSYRLNRDAQIFPNGTGLTDRWSDFVGRTRVKVGRFVDLTHRFRLDKDNFAVRRNEVDLTVGTTETYARIDYLRLNRNVDQSVEDLRDKEELRLAGRWKFHRFWSVFGATVLDLTNTDEDPLTIADGVNAVRHRLSLDYEDDCLSFGISWRRDYERLGDRAEGSTFSFRLSLKGLSR is encoded by the coding sequence GTGCGATACGGCGTCACGGCCTGGACGGCGCTTCCGCTGGTCCTCGCACTCGGTGCGCCGGCCGCTGCGCAGCAGGGGGGAATTGCGCCCTCCGTTTCGCAGGCTCAGCCGCTTCCCGCCGGGCCGCAGCCGCCTGCCGACGCCCAGCCCCTCGCCAACGCCCAGCCACTCGCGGCGGGCGAGGAAGAGATCGCCTTTACCGCCGACCGCGTCGAATATGACAATGAGAATGAGGTCGTCACCGCGGTCGGCCAGGTCCGGGTCAACCGCCAGGGCACCTTCGTCGCCGCCGACCAGGTCCGCTGGGACCGTCGTACCGGCGAGGTTGTCGCAACGGGCAACGTGGTGGTGGTGCAGCCGCAGGGCGATCGCCTGATTTCCGAGCGGGTCGTGCTCGACGACGCCCTGCGCGATGCGACGGTCGAAAACCTGCTGGTTGTCCTTGAGAGCGGCGGCCGCCTCGCCGCCGACCGCGCCACCCGCACCGGCGATGTCACCACCCTCGACAATGCGGTCTACAGCCCGTGCCGGATCGAGAGCGAGACCGGCTGCCCGCGTCGACCCAGCTGGCGGATCCTCGCCGCGCGGGTTCGCTATGATCAGGCCGCCGAGCGGATTCGCTTTGAACGCGGCCGGTTCGAACTGTTCGGTGTCACCCTTCCCCTGCTGCCAGTGTTCAGCCTCGGGACCAGCACGGGCGGCGAAGGCTATTCGGGCTTCCTCCTCCCCGAACTGCGCTACAGCCGCCGGCTCGGCGCCGAATTGTCGCTGCCCTATCACCTGCGCTTCGGGCCCAACCGCGACCTCACGGTGACCCCCCACCTCTACACCTCGGTCGTGCCCGCGATCGAGGGCCGCTATCGTGAGCTCAACAGCCTCGGCGCCTTTTCGCTCGGCGCGTTCGTCACCTATGGCGATCGTTCGAGCTATGACGACAGCCGCACCAACCGCGGGTTGCGCGCTTATTTCGAAGGCAACGGCAAGCTCCAGTTCGATCCCGTCTGGAGCCTGACCGGGCAGCTTCGCGCCGCCACCGACAAGGACGTCGCCCGCTTCTACGACGTCAACCGCGACGACCGTTATCGCAACTTCCTCGATCTCGAGCGGATCGATCTCGACAGCTACGTCAGCATCGCCGGCTGGGCGTTCCAGGGCGTTCGCCAGAATGACATCCAGCGCACCATCCCGTTCGCCCTGCCCGCGATCGACGCTCGCATCCGCCTGTCCGACCCGGTCCTCGGCGGCCGGGTCGAGCTTCAGGCCAACAGCCTGGCGGTGTTCCGCCGAGAGGGGCAGGACAGCCAGCGCGCCTTCGCCGGCGCCCGTTGGGACCTTCGCAAGCTGACCCGCTTCGGGCAGGAGATCCTGCTCACCGGCTACGCCCGCGGCGACGTCTACCACAGCGACCAGAACGAGCTCACCACCGCCGCCATCTATCGCGGCGAGGAAGGCTGGCGGGGCCGCGCGATCGCCGCCGCCGCCGCTGAGGTCCGCTGGCCGCTGACCGGCGAATTCCTCGGCGGAATCCAACGCCTGACCCCGCGGGCCCAGCTGGTGGTGACCCCGCCGACCGCCAACATCAGCCTTCCCAACGAGGACAGCCGCTCGGTCGACCTCGAGGACAGCAACCTGTTCGCGCTGAACCGCTTCCCCGGCTACGATCGGTGGGAAGACGGCAGCCGCCTGACCTACGGCCTCGACTGGAGCCTCGACCGGCCGGGCTGGGCGGTGACCAGCAACATCGGCCAATCCTATCGCCTCAACCGCGATGCGCAGATCTTCCCCAACGGCACCGGGCTCACCGACCGCTGGTCCGACTTCGTCGGCCGCACCCGGGTCAAGGTCGGCCGGTTCGTCGACCTCACCCACCGCTTCCGGCTCGACAAGGACAATTTCGCGGTTCGCCGCAACGAGGTCGACCTCACCGTCGGGACCACCGAAACCTACGCCCGGATCGACTATCTCCGCCTCAACCGCAACGTCGACCAGTCGGTCGAGGATCTTCGCGACAAGGAAGAATTGCGGCTTGCGGGACGGTGGAAGTTCCATCGCTTCTGGTCGGTGTTCGGAGCAACCGTGCTCGACCTCACCAACACCGACGAGGATCCGCTCACCATCGCCGACGGCGTCAATGCCGTGCGCCATCGCCTCAGCCTCGACTATGAGGACGATTGCCTGAGCTTCGGGATCAGCTGGCGGCGCGACTATGAACGGCTGGGCGACCGGGCCGAGGGAAGCACTTTCAGTTTCCGCCTGTCCTTGAAGGGCTTGAGCCGCTAA
- a CDS encoding peptidylprolyl isomerase, giving the protein MAKAKTLFTTALIASLAGVAAAQVAPQGGRAAPQPAPRNSTAALNLPQTLTVYGRPIPAVVKASAIVNGRVITQTDIDQRLALLALANNQPIPADEEERLRVQVLRNLIDETLQIQAAEAAGIKIGAADIDRTVARVADGVKRKPAELGVYLKENGSSLAAIRRQIEGEIAWQRLQRQKIESQVSVGDDEVKAVIERLNASKGAQEYRVGEIYLEATAANQAQVAQQAQQIVAALRQGASFAGYARQYGQSSAAAVGGDLGWVRPEQLPEAIAQTLVQMQSGQLSQPIPVPGGVSIIAVQDTRKVLTADPRNAVLSLKQVSIGFPAGTSAAAAEPTLQRFAAATQNVGGCGGADKVAAEFKGEVVQSDSVKLRDLPAALQDMMLPMQVGQATRPFGSINDGVRVLVICGRDEEQSASAPNPDAVFAQLQEERVNLRARRYLRDLRRDAVIDYR; this is encoded by the coding sequence ATGGCAAAGGCCAAGACGCTTTTCACGACTGCCCTGATTGCCTCGCTTGCGGGTGTCGCAGCGGCGCAGGTGGCACCGCAGGGCGGCCGGGCCGCGCCGCAGCCGGCTCCGCGCAACAGCACCGCCGCACTCAACCTGCCGCAGACGCTGACCGTCTACGGGCGTCCGATCCCGGCCGTCGTCAAGGCCAGCGCGATCGTCAACGGTCGGGTCATCACCCAGACCGACATCGACCAGCGCCTTGCACTGCTGGCGCTCGCCAACAACCAGCCGATCCCGGCCGATGAGGAGGAGCGGCTGCGCGTCCAGGTGCTCCGCAACTTGATCGACGAAACGCTGCAGATCCAGGCCGCCGAGGCCGCCGGGATCAAGATCGGTGCCGCCGACATCGACCGCACCGTCGCCCGGGTCGCCGATGGCGTGAAGCGCAAGCCCGCCGAACTCGGCGTCTATCTCAAGGAAAACGGCAGCTCGCTGGCAGCCATCCGCCGCCAGATCGAGGGCGAGATCGCCTGGCAGCGACTGCAGCGCCAGAAGATCGAAAGCCAGGTCAGCGTCGGCGACGACGAGGTCAAGGCCGTGATCGAGCGGCTCAACGCGTCCAAGGGCGCGCAGGAATATCGCGTCGGCGAAATCTATCTCGAGGCGACCGCCGCCAACCAGGCGCAGGTCGCTCAGCAGGCGCAGCAGATCGTCGCCGCGCTGCGCCAGGGCGCCAGCTTCGCCGGCTACGCCCGCCAGTACGGGCAGTCCTCGGCCGCCGCGGTGGGTGGCGACCTCGGCTGGGTCCGCCCCGAACAGCTTCCCGAAGCGATCGCCCAGACGCTTGTGCAGATGCAGTCGGGCCAGCTCAGCCAGCCGATTCCGGTCCCGGGCGGCGTGTCGATCATCGCCGTGCAGGATACGCGCAAGGTGCTGACCGCCGATCCGCGCAACGCCGTGCTCTCGTTGAAGCAGGTCTCGATCGGCTTCCCTGCCGGGACCAGTGCAGCGGCTGCCGAGCCGACCCTGCAGCGCTTCGCTGCCGCGACCCAGAACGTCGGCGGCTGCGGCGGCGCCGACAAGGTTGCGGCCGAATTCAAGGGCGAAGTCGTCCAGTCGGACTCGGTCAAGCTCCGCGACCTTCCTGCCGCGCTTCAGGACATGATGCTTCCGATGCAGGTCGGCCAGGCGACTCGTCCGTTCGGCAGCATCAACGACGGCGTCCGCGTGCTGGTGATCTGCGGCCGCGACGAGGAACAGAGCGCCAGCGCGCCCAATCCCGACGCCGTTTTCGCCCAGTTGCAGGAAGAGCGCGTGAACCTGCGCGCGCGCCGCTACCTGCGCGATCTTCGCCGTGACGCCGTCATCGACTATCGTTGA
- a CDS encoding tetratricopeptide repeat protein — MRLLPIVVALGVVGATIASSGETQVPDAQIRPQSLQWQKAGEAALAVGQFQAADDALEAALIVDPRNRGAFVSLARVAQRQKLYGQAIRFTNKALALEPNDPVALGVQGEALVELGAVARAQQNLAKIKTLCGTGPCAPATSLAALIQRGPAMAKAETPAAAAKKN; from the coding sequence ATGCGTTTGCTTCCGATTGTTGTTGCCCTTGGGGTCGTTGGAGCGACCATCGCCAGTTCGGGCGAAACGCAGGTTCCCGACGCGCAGATCCGCCCGCAGTCGCTGCAGTGGCAGAAGGCGGGTGAAGCGGCGCTGGCCGTCGGTCAGTTCCAGGCGGCCGACGATGCGCTGGAAGCAGCGCTGATCGTCGATCCCCGCAACCGCGGCGCCTTCGTGTCGCTGGCCCGGGTGGCCCAGCGGCAGAAGCTTTACGGCCAGGCGATCCGCTTCACCAACAAGGCGCTCGCGCTCGAGCCGAACGACCCGGTGGCGCTGGGCGTCCAGGGCGAAGCGCTGGTCGAGCTTGGCGCGGTCGCGCGCGCCCAGCAGAACCTGGCCAAGATCAAGACGCTGTGCGGGACGGGGCCCTGCGCTCCGGCGACCAGCCTTGCGGCGCTGATCCAGCGCGGCCCGGCAATGGCTAAGGCCGAGACTCCGGCGGCGGCGGCGAAGAAGAACTGA
- the pdxA gene encoding 4-hydroxythreonine-4-phosphate dehydrogenase PdxA, with protein sequence MSPHPPLLAVSLGDPAGIGPEVVAKAWDSRRALDLPPFVAVGDPRSLSEVWDGPLAIVSDPGEARAAFDHGLPLLAVPAASASSPGQPSNAGAHCSLDSLELAVGLARSGSCAGVITGPVAKHQLYSIGFSHPGQTEFVAERCGVSPSNVAMMLAGPTLRTVPVTTHLPLRDVAAVLTTGLIEARGRVTLRGLQRSFGIANPRLAVAGFNPHAGENGALGREEIELIEPAIATLRAEGWDVTGPHPADTMFHGSARARYDAALCMYHDQALIPLKALHFEEGVNLTLGLPIIRTAPDHGTAFDIAGQDRADPRAMAAAIRMAATCAIYRLAHG encoded by the coding sequence ATGAGCCCGCATCCTCCCCTGCTCGCCGTCTCGCTCGGGGATCCGGCCGGCATCGGCCCGGAAGTGGTCGCCAAGGCGTGGGACAGCCGCCGCGCGCTGGACCTGCCGCCGTTCGTCGCGGTCGGCGATCCGCGCAGCCTGTCGGAAGTGTGGGACGGACCGCTCGCCATCGTTTCCGACCCCGGCGAAGCGCGCGCCGCCTTCGACCACGGCCTGCCCCTGCTCGCCGTCCCAGCCGCTTCGGCCAGCAGTCCCGGCCAGCCCAGCAACGCCGGCGCCCATTGCAGCCTCGACAGCCTCGAACTCGCGGTCGGCCTTGCCCGCTCGGGCTCCTGCGCGGGCGTGATCACCGGGCCGGTCGCCAAGCACCAGCTTTATTCGATCGGGTTCAGTCATCCCGGCCAGACCGAGTTCGTCGCCGAACGCTGCGGCGTGTCGCCCTCGAACGTCGCGATGATGCTTGCCGGCCCCACGCTTCGGACGGTGCCGGTCACCACCCACCTGCCCCTGCGCGACGTTGCGGCGGTCCTCACCACCGGCCTGATCGAGGCCCGCGGGCGGGTCACCCTGCGCGGCCTCCAGCGCAGCTTCGGGATCGCCAATCCGCGCCTCGCGGTTGCCGGCTTCAACCCCCATGCGGGTGAGAATGGCGCGCTGGGCCGCGAGGAGATCGAGCTGATCGAGCCCGCCATCGCCACCCTGCGGGCCGAAGGCTGGGACGTCACCGGGCCGCATCCCGCCGACACCATGTTCCACGGCTCCGCCCGCGCCCGCTACGACGCGGCCCTGTGCATGTACCACGACCAGGCCCTCATCCCCCTGAAAGCGCTGCATTTCGAGGAGGGGGTCAATCTGACGCTTGGCTTGCCAATCATCCGTACCGCCCCCGACCACGGCACCGCCTTCGACATCGCCGGGCAGGATCGCGCCGATCCGCGGGCGATGGCGGCGGCGATCCGCATGGCCGCGACCTGCGCCATTTACCGCCTCGCCCACGGCTGA
- a CDS encoding RsmB/NOP family class I SAM-dependent RNA methyltransferase, with amino-acid sequence MTPSARAQAAIEILDQVIASAREDGPPADALVSAYFKTRRYAGSKDRRAVRELVFRAVRHSAEVPVSGRAALLPLAPELFDGAGHGPAAATDEEPRAEEGVVPQWLQPLLSPLVEGGEWAALVERAPVDLRANLSRTSRDEMAAHFAAAPTPVSPWGLRLPPDSAVSADEAFADGLVEVQDEGSQLIALSCDPAEQSLMVDLCAGAGGKALALAAANPAARIVACDTSRARLSKLAPRAERAGATIESRLLDQPREDEGLADLNGLADLVLVDAPCSGSGTWRRNPEGRWRLTPERLDRLEALQERVLDLAAPLVRPGGTLVYAVCSLLTREGRAQADAFLSRHSGFRAEDIPVNVGRSDGVGRLLTPGHDGTDGFFIARFRAT; translated from the coding sequence TTGACCCCCTCGGCGCGCGCCCAGGCGGCGATCGAGATCCTCGACCAGGTGATCGCTTCGGCGCGGGAGGACGGCCCGCCGGCGGATGCCCTGGTGTCGGCCTATTTCAAGACGCGCCGCTATGCCGGGTCGAAGGACCGGCGGGCGGTTCGCGAACTGGTGTTCCGCGCGGTGCGCCATTCGGCCGAAGTGCCCGTGAGCGGCCGGGCGGCGCTGTTGCCGCTCGCGCCCGAATTGTTCGACGGTGCCGGTCATGGTCCCGCCGCTGCCACCGACGAAGAGCCGCGCGCCGAAGAAGGCGTCGTGCCTCAATGGTTGCAGCCCCTGCTGTCGCCACTGGTCGAGGGCGGCGAGTGGGCGGCGTTGGTCGAGCGCGCACCGGTCGATCTGCGCGCCAATCTGTCTCGAACCAGTCGCGACGAGATGGCGGCCCATTTCGCCGCGGCGCCGACGCCAGTCAGCCCATGGGGACTGCGCTTGCCGCCCGACAGCGCGGTCAGCGCCGACGAAGCGTTCGCCGACGGGCTGGTCGAGGTTCAGGACGAGGGCAGCCAGCTGATCGCGCTGTCCTGCGACCCCGCCGAGCAGTCGCTGATGGTCGACCTGTGTGCCGGCGCAGGTGGCAAGGCGTTGGCGTTGGCCGCCGCCAACCCGGCTGCGCGGATCGTCGCCTGCGACACCAGCCGGGCGCGCCTGAGCAAGCTTGCGCCGCGCGCCGAGCGAGCCGGGGCGACGATCGAAAGCCGCCTGCTCGACCAGCCGCGCGAAGACGAGGGGCTGGCCGATCTCAACGGGTTGGCCGATCTGGTCCTGGTCGATGCCCCTTGCTCCGGCTCGGGAACCTGGCGCCGCAACCCCGAAGGTCGCTGGCGACTGACGCCCGAGCGGCTCGACCGGCTGGAAGCGTTGCAGGAACGGGTGCTCGACCTTGCCGCGCCGCTGGTCCGGCCGGGGGGCACCCTCGTCTACGCGGTCTGCTCGCTTCTGACCCGCGAAGGCCGGGCCCAGGCCGACGCTTTCCTCAGCCGTCATTCAGGCTTCAGGGCCGAGGATATTCCGGTGAATGTCGGGCGTTCGGATGGTGTTGGCCGGCTTCTCACGCCGGGACATGACGGGACCGACGGCTTTTTCATTGCGCGGTTCCGTGCCACATGA
- a CDS encoding DUF1294 domain-containing protein, whose product MFINAWTFFRFRQDKQRAGRGEWRVSESELLSLAFLGGTPAAFAARHLLRHKTRKQPFSTQLWLIAAVQAGGLAWLAAT is encoded by the coding sequence GTGTTCATCAACGCCTGGACCTTCTTCCGCTTCCGGCAGGACAAGCAGCGCGCCGGGCGCGGCGAGTGGCGCGTCTCGGAAAGCGAGCTTCTCTCGCTCGCCTTCCTCGGCGGCACACCGGCCGCCTTCGCGGCACGCCACCTGCTCCGCCACAAGACGCGCAAGCAGCCCTTCTCCACCCAACTCTGGCTGATCGCCGCGGTCCAGGCCGGCGGGTTGGCCTGGCTTGCCGCTACTTGA
- the rsmA gene encoding 16S rRNA (adenine(1518)-N(6)/adenine(1519)-N(6))-dimethyltransferase RsmA — protein sequence MTALPPLREVIARHGLTASKALGQNFLLDRQLLARIAAIPGDLLHGQSVYEVGPGPGGLTGALLDAGARVTAVERDRRCLPALAELAELFPGHLTLIEEDALKVTEEPLVGRGAHVVSNLPYNVGTALLLRWLAADWLPWWSSLTLMFQKEVAERIVAGPGDDAYGRLAVAAQWRATPRIEFPVHRSAFVPPPRVTSAVVHIVPAAEPAGVTHAVLERLTAAAFGQRRKMLRQSLKSVEGALDALPALGIAAERRAETVSVDEWVALARVLSSSSPPPPESRP from the coding sequence GTGACAGCGCTCCCGCCCCTGCGCGAGGTCATCGCCCGCCACGGGCTGACCGCCTCCAAGGCGCTCGGCCAGAACTTCCTGCTCGATCGCCAGTTGCTTGCCCGGATCGCCGCCATTCCCGGCGACCTCCTCCACGGCCAGTCGGTCTACGAAGTCGGTCCCGGCCCCGGCGGCCTGACCGGCGCGCTGCTCGATGCCGGAGCCCGCGTCACCGCGGTGGAGCGCGACCGCCGCTGCCTTCCCGCGCTGGCCGAGCTTGCCGAGCTGTTTCCCGGTCACCTCACCCTGATCGAGGAAGATGCGCTCAAGGTCACCGAGGAGCCGCTGGTCGGCCGCGGCGCGCACGTCGTCTCCAACCTCCCCTACAATGTCGGCACCGCCTTGCTGCTACGCTGGCTGGCCGCCGACTGGTTGCCCTGGTGGTCGAGCCTGACTCTGATGTTCCAGAAGGAAGTCGCCGAGCGGATCGTCGCCGGTCCCGGTGACGACGCCTACGGACGGCTCGCGGTCGCGGCACAGTGGCGCGCTACTCCGCGGATCGAATTTCCGGTCCATCGCTCGGCCTTCGTGCCCCCGCCAAGGGTCACGTCGGCAGTTGTCCACATCGTGCCGGCGGCAGAACCCGCCGGCGTCACCCACGCCGTGCTCGAACGCCTCACCGCTGCCGCCTTCGGCCAGCGCCGCAAGATGCTTCGGCAAAGCCTCAAATCTGTGGAAGGGGCGCTCGACGCCCTGCCCGCCCTCGGCATCGCTGCCGAGCGCCGGGCGGAAACGGTCAGCGTCGACGAATGGGTCGCGCTTGCCCGCGTGCTCAGTTCTTCTTCGCCGCCGCCGCCGGAGTCTCGGCCTTAG